GCCGACTGCCGGACCGCCGACGTGCCCCTGCCCGGCAGTGAGGACTTCTCGGTGCTGCGGGACTACATGGACGAGTTCGGGCTCCGCTCGCCAATCGGTCGCCGGAGTGTCGAACGGCTCGGCTCTCGGGCCGACGAGGTGCTCAACACCGACGGGCCGAACCCGACGGTCTGTGAGTGCGAGGGCGTCACCCGCGCCGAGATTCAGGACGCCATCGAGGGGTCCGGCTCGGACCTCAACGCCGTCCGCATCCGTACCCGCGCGTCGATGGGGAACTGTCAGGGTGGCTTCTGCTCGCACCGGATGGCGAGCGAGCTCCACTCGGAGTACGACGAGCCGGTCGTCCGCGAAGCCTGGGACGAACTGCTACAGGAGCGTTGGAAGGGGCAGCGACACGCTCTCTGGGGCGAACAGCTCTCCCAGGCCGCGCTGAACTACGCGCTGCACGCCACCACGCAGAACCGCGACCAGGACCCGGCTGACGGCGACCCGGTCGATTTCTCGGCGTTCGATTCGGGCCGCGGACAGACAGGCGGCAGCGTCGACAGCGCGGACGTAGCCGCCGACGGAGGGACAAATGGCTATTGAGTCGGAGGTGCTCGTCATCGGCGGCGGCCTCGGCGGGCTGACCAGCGCGCTGGCGGCCGCTCGTGAGGGAGCCGACGTGCGACTGGTCTCCTACAAACAGAGCACGCTCCGGCAGGCGTCGGGCCTTGTCGACGTACTCGGATACACACCGGACGGCGACGGCCCGCTGACTGACCCGTACGAGGCGATTCCAACCCTGCCGGCGGAGCATCCGTACCGGAAAGTCGGCGTCCAGACAGTCAGGGACGCGCTGTCGCTGTTCGACGACGCGGTCCCGACCTACGAAGGCGACCACACGGACGCGAACGCGCTCCTGCCGACCCACGGCGGGAGTATCAAACCGACCGCCCGCTACCCGGCCGGGGCCAGCGCCGGCCTCGCCAGCGATACCCGGGACACGCTGCTAGTCGGCATCGAGGAAATGGTCGACTTCGACGCCCCGCACGTCGCCGCCCATCTCGACGCAACGGGCGTGCCATTCGATGTCCGCGGCGAGACCATCCGGTTCCCGGGCGACCTGCGCGCGGACGCGAAGGTCACGCGGTACGCAAAACTGCTCGATACCAACAGCGAGGTGGCGGTTCGCGGACGCATGGTCCCAGCCCGCGAGGCGCTTGCTCAGCGCGTGAACCCGCTGCTCGAAGACGAACAACGGGTCGGCTTCCCGGCGATTCTCGGCGACGACAACCCCGGCGCTATCCGTGACGCGCTGAGTGACCACCTCGGCGTCGACGTGTTCGAGGTGCCGATGGGGCCGCCGTCCCTGCCCGGCCTCCGACTCGAAGACGCGCTGTTCGCGGCGCTTGACGAGGCCGGAGCCAGCATCGAAACCGGTAATCCGGTCGTCGATTTCGAGGGCGAGGACCGTATCGAGAAAGTGTTCATCGAGAAGAACGGCGCGAGGATACCCAACAGCGCCGACCAGTACGTCCTCGCGACCGGCGGCTTCGTCGGCAAGGGCGTCGAGTCCGACCGCGAGGGGGTGTACGAACCCGTCTTCGACTGCCACGTTCCCCACGCCGCGGACCGCTACGACTGGTTCGAGGGCGAGCTGT
The genomic region above belongs to Haloarcula hispanica ATCC 33960 and contains:
- the glpB gene encoding glycerol-3-phosphate dehydrogenase subunit GlpB, with product MAIESEVLVIGGGLGGLTSALAAAREGADVRLVSYKQSTLRQASGLVDVLGYTPDGDGPLTDPYEAIPTLPAEHPYRKVGVQTVRDALSLFDDAVPTYEGDHTDANALLPTHGGSIKPTARYPAGASAGLASDTRDTLLVGIEEMVDFDAPHVAAHLDATGVPFDVRGETIRFPGDLRADAKVTRYAKLLDTNSEVAVRGRMVPAREALAQRVNPLLEDEQRVGFPAILGDDNPGAIRDALSDHLGVDVFEVPMGPPSLPGLRLEDALFAALDEAGASIETGNPVVDFEGEDRIEKVFIEKNGARIPNSADQYVLATGGFVGKGVESDREGVYEPVFDCHVPHAADRYDWFEGELFGDHEFARYGVATDDDLRPLDASDDREFENLRAAGSVLGGYDFAAEKSGSGVSIATGYAAGQRAAQEAR